One Brachionichthys hirsutus isolate HB-005 unplaced genomic scaffold, CSIRO-AGI_Bhir_v1 contig_434, whole genome shotgun sequence DNA window includes the following coding sequences:
- the LOC137916066 gene encoding ATP-dependent zinc metalloprotease YME1L1-like isoform X1, with protein sequence MFSLSTTFQPQLMNLPLSQLVNALHSLRNSATASVQALQRDSTDNGASLKESNVDLRDLGLSEVGASELDELVGRLLPTLGPGEAPTQVPTAWRTSHVSSGSFFLNKHGFLHTKLGGLGSPIFHRSYHSPLKQVFSELQLLPVCVQNRGFKTLKSRTRVKEAAYDGPVDSEPDIFPKGLLQRETGLEAHSLDQTFKRSDFTYEQQVVFKSGFAEGVMMSRELNRKERKKVSLRRTGYFLLLVCLAIYGWSRTNQYFSGKCSSSDVTFNLFPVLATKRAERRCLWDFAVMFRTAPGSDSPLGSNQMKDVTFEHVKGVDEAKNELRDVVEFLKNPQKFTALGGKLPKGILLIGPPGTGKTLLARAMAGEADVPFYPTSGSEFDEMFVGVGASRIRNLFKEAKANAPCVIFIDELDSVGGRRTESSLHPHARQSINQLLAEMDGFKRNEGVIVLGGTNLAESLDPALLRPGRFDVHVTVPRPDVKGRTEILEWYLSKVKVDPAVDAEIIARCTTGFSGADLENLVNQAALKAAVDEREMVTMKELDFARDKILMGPERKSVVIDNKNKTITAYHESGHAIVAYFTKDAMAINKATIMPRGASLGHVSMMPEKDGWHETRSQLLAQMDVSMGGRVAEELIFGADYITSGASSDFDSATKVAKGMVTKFGMSDKLGVMTYSDVTKQSPETQAAIEQEVRLLLKDSYERAKNILKTYNKEHKTLADALLRYETLDAKEIRMVLEGKSLDH encoded by the exons atgttttccctttcaaCGACGTTTCAACCACAGCTG ATGAATCTGCCTCTGAGCCAGCTCGTCAACGCCCTCCACTCCCTGAGGAACTCCGCCACAGCTTCTGTGCAGGCCCTGCAAAGAGACTCGACAGACAACGGCGCGTCTCTCAAAGAG TCCAACGTGGATCTGAGGGATCTCGGCCTGTCGGAGGTCGGGGCGAGCGAGCTGGACGAGCTGGTCGGCAGGTTACTGCCTACGTTAGGACCAGGAGAAGCCCCTACTCAAGTTCCGACAGCATGGAGGACGAGTCACGTTTCTTCAGGCAGCTTTTTCCTCAACAAGCACG GGTTTCTTCACACAAAATTGGGTGGCTTGGGCTCCCCGATATTCCACCGATCGTACCACAGTCCTCTAAAACAAGTTTTCTCAGAGCTGCAGTTACTTCCTG TTTGCGTCCAGAATCGGGGTTTCAAGACACTCAAATCAAGAACCAGAGTAAAGGAAGCTGCTTATGACGGTCCGGTGGACTCTGAGCCCGACATATTCCCGAAG GGGTTGCTTCAGAGAGAAACGGGACTCGAAGCGCATTCGCTGGATCAAACGTTCAAACGGAGCGACTTCACATACGAGCAGCAGGTCGTCTTTAAGAGTGGATTCGCCGAGGGCGTAATGATGTCTCGGGAATTGAATcggaaggaaaggaagaaag TCTCGCTGAGGAGAACCGGATATTTCCTCCTGCTCGTCTGCCTCGCCATTTATGGCTGGTCAAGAACCAATCAATATTTTTCGGGTAAATGCTCCTCGTCTGACGTGACGTTCAATTTGTTTCCCGTGCTTGCAACTAAACGCGCTGAGCGCCGGTGTTTATGGGATTTTGCAGTGATGTTCCGAACGGCGCCTGGCTCGGACTCTCCGCTCGGCTCCAACCAGATGAAGGACGTGACGTTTGAGCACGTCAAAGGAGTCGATGAAGCCAAGAACGAACTGCGAGACGTCGTCGAGTTTCTCAAGAATCCTCAGAAGTTTACTGCCCTGGGTGGAAAGCTGCCTAAAG GGATCCTCCTCATTGGTCCGCCAGGCACCGGGAAGACTCTTCTAGCGCGGGCCATGGCCGGAGAGGCCGACGTGCCGTTCTACCCCACCTCCGGATCGGAGTTTGATGAGATGTTTGTGGGCGTTGGGGCGAGCCGAATCAGAAACCTTTTCA AGGAGGCGAAAGCGAACGCACCGTGCGTCATCTTCATCGATGAGCTGGACAGCGTCGGTGGAAGGAGGACGGAGtcttctcttcatcctcacGCCAGGCAATCGATCAACCAGCTGCTGGCTGAAATGGACGG GTTTAAACGAAACGAAGGCGTCATCGTTCTTGGCGGCACAAACCTTGCAGAGTCTTTGGATcc GGCACTGCTAAGGCCAGGAAGGTTTGACGTACATGTCACGGTCCCTCGTCCTGATGTGAAAGGACGCACTGAAATTCTCGAGTGGTACCTCTCCAAGGTCAAAGTGGACCCCG ctgtAGATGCAGAGATTATTGCTCGGTGCACGACGGGCTTCTCTGGAGCGGACCTCGAGAACCTGGTCAACCAGGCAGCCCTGAAGGCGGCCGTGGACGAGAGAGAGATGGTCACAATGAAGGAGTTGGATTTCGCCAGGGACAAGATCCTCATGG GCCCCGAGAGGAAGAGTGTTGTCATTGACAATAAGAACAAGACCATCACCGCTTACCACGAGTCTGGTCACGCCATTGTTGCTTATTTCACCAAAGATGCAATGGCCATTAACAAAGCCACCATCATGCCTCGAGGAGCCAGTCTTGGACAT GTGTCCATGATGCCAGAGAAGGACGGCTGGCACGAGACCAGATCCCAGCTGCTGGCTCAGATGGACGTCAGCATGGGCGGCCGGGTGGCAGAGGAGCTGATCTTCGGAGCCGACTACATCACCAGCG GCGCGTCCAGCGATTTTGACAGCGCAACCAAAGTAGCAAAAGGGATGGTGACCAAGTTCGGCATGAGTGACAAG CTCGGTGTCATGACCTACAGCGACGTAACGAAGCAGAGCCCGGAGACGCAGGCCGCCATCGAGCAGGAGGTCAGGCTCCTACTGAAG GACTCATATGAACGTGCCAAAAACATCCTGAAGACTTACAACAAGGAGCACAAAACGCTGGCTGATGCCCTTCTAAGATACGAGACTCTGGATGCCAAGGAGATCCGGATGGTGCTGGAGGGGAAATCTCTGGACCACTAG
- the LOC137916066 gene encoding ATP-dependent zinc metalloprotease YME1L1-like isoform X2 — MFSLSTTFQPQLMNLPLSQLVNALHSLRNSATASVQALQRDSTDNGASLKESNVDLRDLGLSEVGASELDELVGRLLPTLGPGEAPTQVPTAWRTSHVSSGSFFLNKHGFLHTKLGGLGSPIFHRSYHSPLKQVFSELQLLPVCVQNRGFKTLKSRTRVKEAAYDGPVDSEPDIFPKGLLQRETGLEAHSLDQTFKRSDFTYEQQVVFKISLRRTGYFLLLVCLAIYGWSRTNQYFSVMFRTAPGSDSPLGSNQMKDVTFEHVKGVDEAKNELRDVVEFLKNPQKFTALGGKLPKGILLIGPPGTGKTLLARAMAGEADVPFYPTSGSEFDEMFVGVGASRIRNLFKEAKANAPCVIFIDELDSVGGRRTESSLHPHARQSINQLLAEMDGFKRNEGVIVLGGTNLAESLDPALLRPGRFDVHVTVPRPDVKGRTEILEWYLSKVKVDPAVDAEIIARCTTGFSGADLENLVNQAALKAAVDEREMVTMKELDFARDKILMGPERKSVVIDNKNKTITAYHESGHAIVAYFTKDAMAINKATIMPRGASLGHVSMMPEKDGWHETRSQLLAQMDVSMGGRVAEELIFGADYITSGASSDFDSATKVAKGMVTKFGMSDKLGVMTYSDVTKQSPETQAAIEQEVRLLLKDSYERAKNILKTYNKEHKTLADALLRYETLDAKEIRMVLEGKSLDH, encoded by the exons atgttttccctttcaaCGACGTTTCAACCACAGCTG ATGAATCTGCCTCTGAGCCAGCTCGTCAACGCCCTCCACTCCCTGAGGAACTCCGCCACAGCTTCTGTGCAGGCCCTGCAAAGAGACTCGACAGACAACGGCGCGTCTCTCAAAGAG TCCAACGTGGATCTGAGGGATCTCGGCCTGTCGGAGGTCGGGGCGAGCGAGCTGGACGAGCTGGTCGGCAGGTTACTGCCTACGTTAGGACCAGGAGAAGCCCCTACTCAAGTTCCGACAGCATGGAGGACGAGTCACGTTTCTTCAGGCAGCTTTTTCCTCAACAAGCACG GGTTTCTTCACACAAAATTGGGTGGCTTGGGCTCCCCGATATTCCACCGATCGTACCACAGTCCTCTAAAACAAGTTTTCTCAGAGCTGCAGTTACTTCCTG TTTGCGTCCAGAATCGGGGTTTCAAGACACTCAAATCAAGAACCAGAGTAAAGGAAGCTGCTTATGACGGTCCGGTGGACTCTGAGCCCGACATATTCCCGAAG GGGTTGCTTCAGAGAGAAACGGGACTCGAAGCGCATTCGCTGGATCAAACGTTCAAACGGAGCGACTTCACATACGAGCAGCAGGTCGTCTTTAAGA TCTCGCTGAGGAGAACCGGATATTTCCTCCTGCTCGTCTGCCTCGCCATTTATGGCTGGTCAAGAACCAATCAATATTTTTCGG TGATGTTCCGAACGGCGCCTGGCTCGGACTCTCCGCTCGGCTCCAACCAGATGAAGGACGTGACGTTTGAGCACGTCAAAGGAGTCGATGAAGCCAAGAACGAACTGCGAGACGTCGTCGAGTTTCTCAAGAATCCTCAGAAGTTTACTGCCCTGGGTGGAAAGCTGCCTAAAG GGATCCTCCTCATTGGTCCGCCAGGCACCGGGAAGACTCTTCTAGCGCGGGCCATGGCCGGAGAGGCCGACGTGCCGTTCTACCCCACCTCCGGATCGGAGTTTGATGAGATGTTTGTGGGCGTTGGGGCGAGCCGAATCAGAAACCTTTTCA AGGAGGCGAAAGCGAACGCACCGTGCGTCATCTTCATCGATGAGCTGGACAGCGTCGGTGGAAGGAGGACGGAGtcttctcttcatcctcacGCCAGGCAATCGATCAACCAGCTGCTGGCTGAAATGGACGG GTTTAAACGAAACGAAGGCGTCATCGTTCTTGGCGGCACAAACCTTGCAGAGTCTTTGGATcc GGCACTGCTAAGGCCAGGAAGGTTTGACGTACATGTCACGGTCCCTCGTCCTGATGTGAAAGGACGCACTGAAATTCTCGAGTGGTACCTCTCCAAGGTCAAAGTGGACCCCG ctgtAGATGCAGAGATTATTGCTCGGTGCACGACGGGCTTCTCTGGAGCGGACCTCGAGAACCTGGTCAACCAGGCAGCCCTGAAGGCGGCCGTGGACGAGAGAGAGATGGTCACAATGAAGGAGTTGGATTTCGCCAGGGACAAGATCCTCATGG GCCCCGAGAGGAAGAGTGTTGTCATTGACAATAAGAACAAGACCATCACCGCTTACCACGAGTCTGGTCACGCCATTGTTGCTTATTTCACCAAAGATGCAATGGCCATTAACAAAGCCACCATCATGCCTCGAGGAGCCAGTCTTGGACAT GTGTCCATGATGCCAGAGAAGGACGGCTGGCACGAGACCAGATCCCAGCTGCTGGCTCAGATGGACGTCAGCATGGGCGGCCGGGTGGCAGAGGAGCTGATCTTCGGAGCCGACTACATCACCAGCG GCGCGTCCAGCGATTTTGACAGCGCAACCAAAGTAGCAAAAGGGATGGTGACCAAGTTCGGCATGAGTGACAAG CTCGGTGTCATGACCTACAGCGACGTAACGAAGCAGAGCCCGGAGACGCAGGCCGCCATCGAGCAGGAGGTCAGGCTCCTACTGAAG GACTCATATGAACGTGCCAAAAACATCCTGAAGACTTACAACAAGGAGCACAAAACGCTGGCTGATGCCCTTCTAAGATACGAGACTCTGGATGCCAAGGAGATCCGGATGGTGCTGGAGGGGAAATCTCTGGACCACTAG
- the LOC137916070 gene encoding mycocerosic acid synthase-like polyketide synthase, producing the protein MEEEEDGMAVIGIGCNFPGGEGLDNFWRVLSEGRNCAADIPAERFDASLWYNAEEGKPGRTQTARAALIEGFNEFDHRFFGIPEVEADFMDPQQKLLLQCTYRALEDAGVAMEDISGSRTGVYIGVMNKDYEMIQNNNAAAITHYNGTGTAMSMAANRVSFTFNLTGPSFAIDSACSSSLVALHLACQAIRQGDCQMALCGGVSCIIEPRVFVALSKARMISPDGTSKPFSSRADGYGRGEGCGVVLLKPLAEAIKDCNKIWGVISKTAVNQDGHSVTPITKPSVVQQQELLERIYSETDIANVQYIEAHGTGTPVGDPVEAESISNAIAKAKPPGSATLRIGTVKGNVGHTESAAGVAGLIKVLLMVKHATIVPSVSYSEDSSSVDVKRLGLSIPTEAERWEAGGSLGRVAGINSFGFGGTNAHAIVREHRQTSIPTQIPKCGSNLFAISAESEKSFVLSMADTHQRLRSDQTIDLQALSYTSACGRSHSRNRYRKAFLASSLDDLQHHLASAVKTKFQAIGSDVRVFFVFCGNGVAYRGMCKQLLRRVPAFRDKIREVENLFQSHKSINIGQWLAAECDSDDFNRPNIVQPLLFAIQVGVAALLKQWGVKPDAVIGHSVGEVAAAQCSGLLSLEDAVKVLHHRSTLQSNVTGGKMLLVGNVAVEKVLEILPDFSGKICVAAFNSPQSCTLSGDSGSIDVLRQRLWIDFPEKNLFLHELDVPTAYHSHMMDPILEDIERSIDPLDANQMESKLFSTVTGDCCSDGDFRTGKYWARNIREPVLFEQALRAAAKDEQPKRKAVFVEIGPRRSLQRSIHETLGNNATVLSSIQPEKDYDTILSTVAKLFELGINVDWHQVYRGCETLPTAFPVYQFVNTRKELNFEAVRNGDESPAFSSHTLISQTRQGNNEFTWTPSLDTAPYLWEHKNNGVPIAPGSFYVELAYASIVAMLKPKKPVSQLQLSIRFESPFTLSASSHQFKVIVDHRENEASFKIQSPVATHTSGTYRCTDGQPLLEEPFICLDMIFQRCKTVMKQREIYSILSQAGFEYGPIFKQIDDVHFGDELKEAVAAIQVPGELLKDLHAYFIHPVLLDNFMQMTAVIAMRQLKAKHGFPSAICSVVISRPLQEKMVMYLRATKETPDFLEVCGSFSTKEGHVLVELKGVRISFLGNCSESMESHFFHNEMFEIPHQSDLQNCQIKAIVFKDQLGIAERLGPYMHPDSTLVKSREHWMTEQIRHVVFQSLSNNMDLDNVLFIWGAEDLSHLSSEKILRRLATCCELFRQIVLALKDSQRSFTVHVITYRATDTIVDHVNPGFVLSGMTRACAAEIPGLSFHLIDLASVTSEDIQMLVHVVNTFEQHEVTISKGQALTANIERTPIRVEGSREEVMQPVDVNNFVLQTTDPYSMAPLSAMASDSNVNVQEKSVEIQLSRICVHSSDYFPVTISNMNFGKTMYWSTHTSQTHKLLSLDFTGIVRTVGKGVSNLRVGDQIASCCPITASARIMIPEAVCYKTETFPFLKENPCVSYFVLAWEILQRKLPEVKRQRRKLIIVSSSSASALLKVLALTANRSGWNVSSLAHLRGQTQLCEQSHALVFLPPFDLSWQGMRDIGGHDRHVVFVCSDLMSSSLPANMFVVKNEGIHIHKLDVANVLQRANLQAQNRKISNWLLSLRFDAASLPLKRETFQLFSTTEPQTNVESYFTTKTVKQVVLHHRESDCPVSDIPLMTRPGLLFKQSCIYIVTGGLSGLGLETVIFIAKNGGGFIATLSRRCLTDEKRCEMEIIKRRYGVKIMNVQCDVSVSVQVVDAISEIEQTFPSCPIKGVFHSAAVLHDALIENLDEPLFRKVLQPKVSGALNLHYATLHSQLDFFVCYSSISSFIGNPSQSNYAAANSFLDTFCHYRRNRGLAGQSVNWGPLNLGLLLNREHFQNFLEAKGMMVMDGCDIHEALERCLLMNRPQQVICKFNFKTLNVHVLSQNASLRERLSALVEMELKDLTNESGVQLSLSPDKSLRNIVSDISNMSVDDLDDDAALWTLGIDSLLAMTLQNKLFQETGVNVPLVRLLDPNSTLATLQTAVNNG; encoded by the exons atggaggaggaggaggatggcaTGGCTGTTATTGGGATCGGATGCAATTTCCCTGGAG GTGAGGGGTTGGACAATTTTTGGAGGGTTCTGTCGGAAGGGAGGAACTGTGCTGCTGATATTCCAGCAGAGAGGTTTGACGCCTCGCTCTGGTACAATGCAGAGGAAGGCAAGCCAGGAAGGACGCAGACGGCCAGAGCGGCTCTTATAGAGGG GTTCAATGAGTTTGATCACAGGTTTTTTGGCATTCCTGAAGTCGAGGCGGACTTCATGGACCCACAGCAGAAACTCCTTCTGCAGTGTACGTACAGGGCATTGGAGGACGCGGGAGTGGCGATGGAAGACATCAGTGGAAGCAGAACGGGGGTTTACATCG GTGTGATGAACAAGGACTATGAGATGATCCAAAATAACAACGCAGCTGCAATAACCCACTACAACGGGACGGGGACGGCAATGAGCATGGCTGCCAATAGGGTGTCCTTCACCTTTAATCTCACGGGCCCATCTTTTGCCATTGACAGTGCCTGCTCGTCATCTCTGGTGGCGCTACATCTAGCCTGCCAGGCTATCAGGCAAG GAGACTGCCAGATGGCTCTTTGCGGCGGTGTCAGCTGCATAATCGAACCGAGAGTGTTCGTCGCTCTCAGCAAAGCGAGGATGATCTCACCGGACGGGACAAGCAAGCCTTTTTCCAGCCGTGCAGATGGCTACGGTAGAGGAGAGGGCTGTGGCGTCGTTCTCCTGAAGCCTCTGGCAGAA GCCATTAAAGACTGCAACAAAATATGGGGTGTCATCAGCAAAACAGCAGTCAACCAAGACGGTCACTCGGTCACCCCCATCACCAAACCATCCGTGGTTCAACAACAGGAGCTGTTGGAGAGGATCTACTCAGAGACTGACATTGCAAATGTCCAGTACATTGAGGCGCATGGGACTGGAACGCCAGTTGGGGATCCAGTAGAGGCAGAAAGCATCTCAAATGCCATCGCTAAAGCTAAACCGCCAGGTTCAGCCACGCTGCGGATTGGAACCGTGAAGGGCAACGTTGGACATACGGAATCTGCTGCAGGAGTGGCTGGACTCATTAAGGTACTCCTGATGGTTAAGCATGCAACTATAGTTCCTTCAGTTTCCTACTCAGAGGACAGTTCCAGTGTCGATGTAAAACGACTGGGCTTAAGTATTCCCACTGAAGCCGAAAGGTGGGAGGCAGGCGGATCGTTAGGACGGGTGGCTGGGATCAACAGTTTTGGGTTTGGCGGCACAAATGCCCATGCGATTGTAAGAGAGCACAGACAGACCAGCATTCCCACGCAGATTCCAAAATGTGGTTCGAATCTCTTTGCAATATCTGCAGAATCTGAGAAGTCATTTGTCCTGTCCATGGCTGACACTCACCAAAGGCTTCGTAGCGATCAAACAATTGACTTGCAGGCACTGTCATACACGTCCGCATGTGGGAGGAGTCATTCTAGGAACAGGTACAGGAAGGCATTCCTGGCATCTTCCCTCGACGATTTGCAACATCACCTGGCGTCTGCGGTGAAAACCAAATTTCAGGCAATAGGGTCTGATGTGCGAGTGTTTTTTGTGTTCTGTGGAAACGGAGTTGCCTACAGAGGAATGTGCAAGCAGCTACTGAGACGGGTTCCTGCTTTCAGGGATAAGATCCGGGAAGTTGAGAATCTCTTCCAGAGTCATAAAAGCATTAACATCGGTCAGTGGCTTGCTGCTGAGTGCGATAGCGATGATTTCAACAGACCAAACATCGTCCAGCCGCTCCTTTTTGCTATTCAAGTTGGCGTTGCCGCTCTCCTGAAGCAATGGGGCGTCAAACCTGACGCTGTGATCGGACACTCTGTCGGTGAGGTCGCCGCCGCTCAGTGCTCCGGCCTCCTGTCTCTTGAGGATGCTGTGAAGGTGTTGCACCACCGCAGCACTCTTCAAAGCAACGTAACAGGAGGGAAGATGCTTCTGGTTGGCAATGTGGCTGTGGAAAAAGTATTGGAAATACTTCCAGATTTTTCTGGAAAGATTTGTGTCGCAGCGTTCAACAGTCCCCAGTCCTGCACGCTGTCAGGGGATTCGGGTTCTATTGACGTCCTCCGTCAGAGGCTGTGGATCGACTTTCCTGAGAAGAATCTTTTCCTCCATGAATTAGATGTACCAACAGCCTATCACAGCCACATGATGGACCCTATACTAGAGGACATTGAACGAAGTATTGATCCTTTAGATGCCAACCAAATGGAATCCAAACTGTTTTCAACAGTGACTGGAGATTGTTGTTCCGATGGGGACTTCAGAACAGGCAAATACTGGGcaagaaacatcagagagcccgttTTATTTGAACAAGCACTCCGTGCTGCCGCTAAAGACGAGCAACCAAAGAGAAAGGCGGTGTTCGTGGAGATCGGACCTCGTAGGTCTCTCCAAAGGAGCATACATGAGACTCTGGGAAATAACGCCACAGTTCTTTCGTCAATCCAGCCAGAGAAAGATTATGACACAATCTTGTCTACTGTTGCAAAGCTCTTCGAATTAGGCATCAATGTTGACTGGCATCAGGTCTACAGGGGTTGTGAGACATTGCCCACAGCGTTTCCAGTCTATCAGTTCGTCAATACAAGAAAGGAATTGAATTTTGAAGCTGTGAGAAACGGTGATGAATCCCCTGCTTTTTCTTCTCATACGCTCATATCCCAAACGAGGCAGGGCAATAACGAATTCACGTGGACGCCATCGTTAGATACTGCACCGTATCTTTGGGAGCATAAAAACAACGGTGTCCCGATTGCGCCAGGGTCTTTCTATGTTGAATTAGCTTATGCCTCAATTGTGGCAATGTTAAAGCCAAAGAAACCGGTTTCTCAGCTCCAGCTCAGCATAAGGTTTGAGAGTCCATTTACTTTAAGCGCAAGCTCTCACCAGTTTAAAGTTATAGTGGATCACAGAGAGAATGAAGCTTCTTTTAAAATACAGTCTCCTGTTGCAACACATACCTCTGGCACATACAGGTGCACAGACGGCCAACCCCTGTTAGAGGAACCATTCATTTGTCTTGACATGATTTTCCAAAGGTGCAAAACAGTAATGAAACAAAGAGAAATATATTCAATTCTTTCACAGGCAGGTTTCGAATATGGCCCGATCTTCAAACAGATTGATGATGTGCATTTTGGAGACGAATTAAAGGAGGCTGTTGCTGCGATTCAAGTGCCTGGTGAACTTCTAAAGGACCTTCATGCCTATTTTATTCACCCAGTCTTATTGGACAATTTCATGCAAATGACAGCTGTGATCGCTATGAGACAGTTAAAGGCAAAGCATGGATTCCCCTCGGCTATTTGTAGCGTAGTCATTTCAAGACCACTGCAGGAGAAAATGGTCATGTATTTGCGAGCCACCAAAGAGACGCCAGACTTCCTCGAGGTATGTGGTAGCTTTTCCACCAAAGAGGGTCATGTACTGGTGGAACTTAAAGGGGTGAGGATCTCTTTTTTGGGCAATTGCTCAGAGTCTATGGAGTCACACTTCTTCCACaatgaaatgtttgaaattCCACACCAGAGCGACCTGCAAAATTGCCAAATCAAAGCTATAGTTTTTAAAGACCAACTTGGCATCGCAGAAAGACTCGGGCCATACATGCATCCAGATTCAACTCTCGTGAAGAGCAGAGAGCATTGGATGACAGAGCAGATTCGACATGTAGTCTTCCAGTCACTGAGCAACAATATGGATTTGGATAATGTCCTCTTCATTTGGGGTGCCGAAGACCTCAGCCACCTTTCATCTGAGAAGATACTACGTCGCTTGGCAACTTGTTGTGAGCTATTTCGTCAGATTGTTTTAGCTCTGAAAGACAGTCAACGCTCCTTTACTGTCCATGTCATAACCTACAGAGCGACAGACACAATCGTGGACCATGTCAATCCAGGTTTTGTCCTGTCTGGGATGACAAGGGCTTGTGCCGCAGAGATACCGGGTCTCTCTTTTCACCTTATTGACCTTGCTTCTGTAACCAGTGAGGACATTCAAATGTTGGTCCATGTAGTAAACACCTTTGAACAACACGAAGTCACAATCAGCAAGGGGCAAGCATTGACAGCAAACATAGAGCGGACGCCCATTAGGGTGGAGGGTTCCCGGGAAGAGGTTATGCAGCCAGTAGATGTGAACAACTTTGTTCTACAGACAACTGACCCATATAGCATGGCTCCTTTGTCCGCCATGGCCTCTGACTCCAATGTAAATGTTCAAGAAAAGTCAGTAGAGATTCAGTTGAGCAGAATATGTGTGCATTCCTCTGACTACTTTCCCGTCACCATTTCAAATATGAACTTCGGCAAGACAATGTATTGGAGTACGCACACATCACAGACCCACAAACTTCTCTCTTTAGATTTTACTGGCATTGTCAGAACTGTTGGGAAAGGGGTTTCTAACCTAAGAGTTGGAGATCAAATTGCCTCATGTTGCCCAATAACTGCCTCTGCGAGGATTATGATTCCTGAGGCTGTATGCTACAAGACAGAGACATTCCCGTTCCTGAAAGAGAATCCATGTGTGTCGTACTTCGTACTGGCATGGGAGATCCTGCAGCGAAAACTGCCCGAGGTTAAACGGCAGCGTAGGAAACTGATCATCGTCTCCTCTAGCTCAGCCTCCGCTCTGTTGAAAGTGTTGGCTCTGACAGCTAACAGGTCAGGCTGGAATGTCTCCTCTCTGGCACATCTCAGAGGTCAAACTCAACTCTGTGAGCAGAGTCACGCGCTTGTGTTTCTGCCCCCATTTGATCTCTCTTGGCAGGGCATGCGTGACATTGGTGGGCATGATCGACATGTTGTTTTTGTATGCAGCGATCTCATGTCATCGTCTCTTCCTGCAAACATGTTTGTGGTGAAAAATGAAGGCATTCATATCCACAAACTCGATGTGGCGAATGTTCTCCAGAGAGCCAATTTGCAAGCACAAAACAGGAAGATATCCAATTGGTTGCTGTCTTTACGTTTCGATGCGGCATCTCTACCTTTGAAGAGGGAAACCTTTCAGTTATTCAGCACAACAGAGCCTCAGACCAATGTCGAGTCCTACTTCACAACGAAGACAGTCAAACAAGTTGTTCTACATCATAGAGAATCTGACTGCCCCGTGTCTGATATCCCTTTGATGACAAGGCCTGGATTACTGTTTAAGCAAAGCTGCATTTATATTGTAACTGGGGGGCTCTCTGGTTTGGGACTTGAGACAGTAATATTCATTGCCAAAAATGGTGGAGGCTTTATTGCAACGCTGTCGAGAAGATGTCTGACTGATGAAAAGCGGTGTGAAATGGAAATCATTAAGCGAAGATATGGGGTGAAGATCATGAACGTCCAATGTGACGTTTCTGTGTCAGTGCAGGTAGTGGATGCAATCTCAGAAATTGAACAAACATTCCCCTCTTGTCCAATCAAAGGAGTGTTTCACAGTGCTGCAGTATTACACGACGCTTTGATCGAAAACCTTGATGAGCCCCTCTTCCGAAAGGTGCTGCAGCCCAAAGTGAGCGGAGCTCTAAACCTTCACTATGCAACTCTTCACAGCCAACTGGATTTCTTTGTGTGCTACTCCtccatttcttctttcattGGAAATCCATCACAATCTAATTATGCAGCAGCCAACTCCTTCCTCGACACATTCTGCCATTATCGGAGAAACCGTGGACTTGCTGGACAGTCCGTCAACTGGGGTCCTTTGAACCTCGGTCTCTTATTGAATAGAGAACATTTCCAAAATTTCCTAGAGGCAAAAGGGATGATGGTAATGGATGGGTGTGACATTCACGAGGCTCTTGAAAGGTGTCTCCTAATGAACAGGCCACAACAAGTCATATGCAAGTTCAACTTCAAAACTCTGAACGTTCATGTACTTTCCCAAAACGCATCCCTCAGAGAGCGGCTGTCTGCTTTGGTGGAAATGGAGCTAAAAGATTTGACAAATGAATCCGGGGTTCAGCTTTCATTGTCCCCAGACAAAAGTTTGAGAAACATTGTCAGTGACATCAGCAATATGAGTGTAGATGATCTGGATGACGACGCAGCTCTGTGGACACTGGGCATTGACTCTCTGCTGGCCATGACTCTGCAGAATAAACTTTTTCAGGAGACGGGTGTGAACGTACCTTTGGTTAGATTATTGGATCCCAACAGCACACTGGCCACTTTGCAAACTGCAGTTAATAATGGATAA